In one Chryseobacterium camelliae genomic region, the following are encoded:
- a CDS encoding prolipoprotein diacylglyceryl transferase, with product MDFPVTFHIFGKTILAHPVFETLGIFIGMRFYFYLKRKSKEKVSFNTSAAVLIGATAGALFGSKLIGNLENPYKLFEHFDFKTFWTNNTIVGGLAFGLIGVELAKKVVGHKESTGDLIVFPLMLAMIIGRIGCFLTGVHEETYGLPTDFIFGMHLGDSYLRHPVALYEIAFLVVLWIVLKIIQRKGKYPSGFVFQLFMLSYFTFRLLLDFIKPRLELIGNLGTIQLVCIGVIIYYIFKIRKTKTVISH from the coding sequence ATGGATTTCCCTGTTACATTTCACATTTTCGGTAAAACAATTCTTGCACATCCTGTGTTTGAAACACTGGGCATTTTTATCGGAATGCGGTTTTACTTCTATTTAAAGAGAAAATCTAAAGAAAAGGTATCATTCAATACTTCTGCTGCGGTGCTTATTGGGGCAACAGCAGGAGCTTTATTCGGTTCAAAACTGATAGGAAACCTTGAAAACCCGTATAAACTTTTCGAACATTTTGATTTTAAAACATTCTGGACCAACAATACGATCGTAGGAGGGCTTGCTTTTGGCCTAATCGGAGTTGAGTTGGCTAAAAAAGTTGTCGGACACAAAGAAAGTACGGGAGATTTAATTGTTTTTCCTTTGATGTTGGCTATGATTATCGGAAGAATTGGTTGTTTTCTGACAGGAGTTCATGAAGAAACTTACGGGTTACCCACAGATTTTATTTTCGGAATGCATCTTGGTGATTCTTATCTGAGACATCCTGTTGCGTTGTATGAAATTGCTTTTTTAGTTGTTCTCTGGATCGTTTTAAAAATAATTCAGAGGAAAGGAAAATATCCTTCAGGTTTTGTCTTTCAATTGTTTATGCTGAGTTATTTCACATTCAGGTTACTGCTGGATTTTATTAAACCAAGGTTAGAACTTATCGGGAATTTAGGAACCATTCAACTGGTGTGTATTGGTGTGATTATTTATTATATTTTTAAAATCAGAAAAACAAAAACCGTAATTTCACATTAA
- a CDS encoding superoxide dismutase family protein, protein MKIQTMSLLIGSAFLAASCCTTKTYTINPKSGTQTVGTAKFTQKKEEVTMKLDVKNLTPGIHAVHIHEKGDCSAADGTSTGGHWNPSKNDHGKWGAEHFHMGDIGNLTANQDGVATLTFKTDKWCLGCTDESKNIIGKGLIIHAAADDFHTQPTGNAGGRVGCVEIK, encoded by the coding sequence ATGAAAATACAAACAATGTCATTATTGATAGGGAGTGCATTTTTGGCAGCGTCGTGCTGTACTACAAAAACGTACACGATAAACCCTAAAAGCGGAACACAGACGGTTGGGACTGCAAAGTTTACCCAGAAAAAAGAGGAAGTGACAATGAAACTGGATGTAAAAAACCTTACTCCGGGAATACATGCTGTACATATTCATGAAAAAGGAGACTGTTCTGCAGCTGACGGAACTTCTACAGGAGGACATTGGAACCCATCAAAGAACGATCACGGTAAATGGGGAGCTGAGCATTTCCATATGGGAGATATCGGAAATTTAACGGCTAATCAGGACGGTGTGGCTACGCTTACTTTCAAAACGGATAAATGGTGTTTAGGATGTACTGATGAGTCTAAAAACATTATCGGTAAAGGGCTTATTATACACGCTGCAGCCGATGACTTCCATACTCAGCCTACTGGAAATGCAGGAGGAAGAGTGGGATGTGTAGAGATTAAATAA
- the surE gene encoding 5'/3'-nucleotidase SurE, which translates to MERPLILVTNDDGITAPGIRNLVSFMNEIGEVVVVAPNSPQSGKGHAITINSTLSYEEVHLDGPQKDFSCSGTPVDCVKMALDKILPRRPDIVVSGINHGANSSINVIYSGTMSAAVEAGVENLPAIGFSLLDFSWEADFTQAKEYIQNIVRKTLESPMPKGIVLNVNIPKLLKDEIKGIKVCKQAHAKWEESFDERINPHGKKYYWLTGYFNNMDESPDADETALANGYISIVPVKFDLTAYEYMNTLSEVMSFD; encoded by the coding sequence ATGGAAAGACCACTTATTCTGGTTACTAATGATGATGGAATTACAGCTCCCGGTATCAGAAATCTTGTAAGCTTTATGAACGAAATCGGAGAAGTCGTTGTTGTAGCTCCCAATTCTCCCCAAAGCGGTAAAGGTCATGCCATTACCATCAATTCTACTCTAAGCTACGAAGAAGTACATTTGGATGGTCCTCAAAAGGATTTTTCGTGCAGCGGAACTCCTGTAGACTGCGTAAAAATGGCTCTTGATAAAATCTTACCGAGAAGGCCGGATATTGTAGTTTCGGGAATTAATCACGGTGCCAATTCTTCAATTAATGTCATCTATTCAGGAACGATGTCTGCAGCAGTTGAAGCGGGTGTAGAAAACCTTCCTGCCATAGGATTCTCTTTACTGGATTTCAGTTGGGAAGCTGACTTTACACAGGCAAAAGAATACATTCAGAATATCGTCAGAAAAACACTGGAAAGTCCAATGCCAAAAGGAATTGTTTTAAATGTAAACATCCCGAAACTTTTAAAAGACGAAATTAAAGGGATAAAAGTCTGCAAGCAGGCTCATGCAAAATGGGAAGAAAGCTTTGATGAAAGAATAAATCCACACGGAAAAAAATATTACTGGTTAACAGGATATTTCAACAATATGGATGAATCTCCGGATGCTGATGAAACGGCTTTAGCCAACGGATATATTTCGATTGTTCCTGTAAAGTTTGATTTAACGGCTTACGAGTACATGAATACGTTGAGCGAAGTAATGAGTTTTGATTAA
- a CDS encoding TonB-dependent receptor, with product MQISFLKAATSAAAICFCTVAFAQQQYSVSGTIKDKKNGELLIGVTVKVAEDPGIAVVANEYGFYSLSLPKGSYHLIISNPGFKDFQQSISVEDNMKQNIELISGDEERIKTIDEVVISGIKKDKNLSSAQMGTETLSIKNIEKLPVLFGEKDVMKTIQLLPGIKSNGEGSSGFSVRGGATDQNLILLDEAAVYNASHLLGFFSTFNSDALKDVSIIKGNSPAQYGGRLSSVLDVKMKDGNNKEYNVNGGIGLISSRLSVEGPIQKEKSSFIVSGRRTYADVFLKATDDFKDSKLYFYDLNLKANYQINENNRLYLSGYFGRDVLGLGDTFSTDWGNTTATLRWNSIISSKLFSNTSLIYSNYNYNVSLSSNNNTFGLNSQIEDWNLKQDFSWFAGNKHSVKFGLQSVYHTITPSSASGTSVSSFPRNPRYTWENAFYLNDDFKATEKLTINYGARLSIFSVLGGDTFNTYQNGVLTDSEFLEKGKFGKTYVNLEPRITANYRINEVSSVKGGYSRNTQNLHLLSNSGSGNPTDQWIGSSYTVKPEIADQVSVGYSRNFNNNNYEVNAEVYYKSMQNQIDYKNGAQISFDTAADVESELLFGKGRAYGLELIAKKKNGKLTGWISYTLSKTERKIDGINNNQWYNARMDKTHDLSVVATYQLNPKWSFSGLFLYSTGNAVTFPTGKYELNGQTIFQYSSRNADRMPAYHRLDLSATYEPNIDSNKRFKGSWSFGIYNVYGRENAYTINFEDNPDKPGTTRTMQTSLFRWVPNITYNFKF from the coding sequence ATGCAAATATCCTTTTTAAAGGCGGCTACTTCTGCAGCGGCAATTTGTTTTTGTACGGTTGCTTTTGCTCAGCAGCAGTATTCTGTAAGCGGAACGATAAAAGATAAGAAAAACGGAGAACTGCTTATTGGGGTGACCGTAAAAGTAGCGGAAGATCCCGGTATTGCTGTTGTTGCCAACGAATATGGTTTTTATTCTCTTTCCCTTCCTAAAGGTAGTTATCATTTAATTATTTCGAATCCCGGTTTTAAAGATTTTCAGCAAAGTATTTCTGTGGAAGATAATATGAAACAGAATATTGAACTGATTTCAGGAGATGAAGAAAGAATAAAAACGATTGATGAAGTCGTTATTTCCGGAATTAAAAAAGATAAAAATCTGTCTTCCGCTCAGATGGGAACCGAAACCTTAAGTATTAAAAATATTGAAAAGCTTCCGGTTTTATTCGGGGAAAAAGATGTGATGAAAACAATACAGCTTTTACCGGGGATTAAAAGTAATGGAGAGGGAAGCAGCGGATTCAGCGTGAGAGGCGGTGCTACCGATCAGAACCTTATTTTGCTGGATGAAGCAGCAGTATATAACGCTTCCCATTTATTGGGGTTTTTCAGCACCTTCAACAGCGATGCACTGAAAGATGTAAGTATTATTAAAGGAAACAGCCCGGCGCAGTATGGAGGAAGACTGTCATCCGTTTTGGATGTCAAAATGAAAGACGGAAATAATAAAGAGTATAATGTAAATGGAGGAATTGGACTGATTAGTAGCAGACTAAGCGTTGAAGGACCTATTCAGAAAGAAAAATCCTCGTTTATTGTTTCCGGACGAAGAACGTATGCCGATGTATTTTTAAAAGCAACAGATGACTTCAAAGACAGCAAGCTATATTTTTATGACTTGAATTTAAAAGCCAATTATCAGATCAATGAAAATAACAGATTGTATTTGTCGGGGTATTTTGGAAGAGATGTTCTTGGTTTGGGCGATACTTTTTCTACAGACTGGGGGAATACAACGGCTACTTTGCGATGGAACAGCATTATCAGCAGTAAATTATTCTCCAATACTTCATTGATTTACAGCAACTACAATTATAATGTAAGCCTAAGCAGCAACAATAATACATTTGGGTTGAATTCTCAAATTGAAGACTGGAATCTGAAACAAGATTTTTCATGGTTTGCAGGAAATAAACATTCCGTGAAATTTGGTTTACAGTCTGTTTATCATACCATTACTCCAAGCAGTGCCTCTGGAACAAGTGTGAGCAGCTTCCCGAGAAATCCGAGATATACCTGGGAAAATGCTTTTTACCTTAATGATGATTTTAAAGCAACAGAAAAACTAACCATCAATTATGGAGCCAGGCTTTCAATATTCAGTGTTTTAGGTGGCGATACTTTTAATACTTATCAAAATGGAGTTCTTACCGATTCGGAATTTTTAGAAAAAGGAAAATTTGGAAAAACATACGTGAATCTTGAACCGAGAATTACTGCCAATTACAGAATTAATGAGGTCAGCAGCGTGAAAGGAGGATACTCCAGAAATACCCAAAACCTGCATTTATTAAGCAATAGCGGAAGCGGAAATCCTACCGATCAATGGATTGGAAGCAGCTATACCGTAAAACCGGAAATTGCAGATCAGGTCAGCGTAGGCTACAGCCGAAATTTCAACAATAATAATTACGAAGTGAATGCTGAAGTGTATTACAAATCAATGCAAAATCAAATTGATTATAAAAACGGAGCCCAAATTTCTTTTGATACGGCGGCAGATGTAGAAAGTGAACTTTTATTCGGAAAAGGAAGAGCTTACGGATTAGAATTGATTGCCAAAAAGAAAAACGGAAAATTAACCGGTTGGATTTCCTATACTTTGTCTAAAACAGAAAGAAAAATTGACGGAATTAATAACAACCAATGGTACAACGCAAGAATGGATAAAACCCACGATCTTTCAGTCGTGGCAACGTATCAGCTGAATCCGAAATGGTCTTTCTCCGGATTATTCCTTTACAGTACAGGAAATGCGGTTACTTTCCCGACCGGGAAATATGAACTCAACGGTCAAACCATCTTCCAATACAGCAGCAGAAATGCAGACCGAATGCCTGCTTATCACAGGCTGGATCTAAGTGCGACGTATGAACCAAACATAGACTCAAACAAACGCTTCAAAGGATCGTGGTCATTCGGAATTTATAATGTGTATGGTCGTGAAAATGCTTATACCATTAATTTTGAAGACAATCCCGATAAACCGGGAACGACTCGCACTATGCAGACTTCATTGTTCCGTTGGGTACCCAACATCACCTATAATTTCAAATTTTAA
- a CDS encoding DUF4249 domain-containing protein has translation MKNIFSIILSLFLVTSCEKEIDLDLKDQNGQIVIEGNVTDQAGPYFVKITKSVAFTEANQYPAVENAQVVLSDNIGQTETLQYAGNGTYKTSAFVGQSGRTYTLKIDAEGKQYTAQSTMPEAVPFDGLDQDSFMVGGETSYTLLPVFTDPSPLGNRYLFVYTVNNNPKKFFSEFSDNVNNGMPNQRPLILPNDEGDADDIKVVAGDIIHVEMQCIDDKVYTFYSALLQLSGGGPGGGITPANPPSNITNGALGYFSAHTVRMKSIVIQ, from the coding sequence ATGAAAAATATATTTTCAATCATATTATCCCTCTTTTTAGTAACCTCTTGTGAAAAAGAAATCGACCTTGATTTGAAGGATCAAAACGGGCAAATCGTGATCGAAGGAAATGTAACCGATCAGGCAGGTCCGTATTTCGTGAAAATTACAAAATCTGTGGCCTTCACGGAAGCTAATCAATATCCGGCCGTGGAAAACGCACAGGTTGTTTTAAGCGACAATATCGGGCAAACCGAAACGTTGCAATATGCAGGAAACGGAACCTATAAAACCTCTGCTTTTGTGGGGCAATCCGGAAGAACATATACTTTAAAAATAGATGCAGAAGGAAAACAATATACGGCACAAAGTACAATGCCGGAAGCCGTTCCATTCGATGGTTTGGACCAGGATTCTTTTATGGTGGGAGGGGAAACAAGTTACACGCTGCTACCAGTTTTCACTGATCCATCACCTCTAGGAAATCGCTACCTTTTCGTTTATACGGTGAACAATAATCCTAAGAAATTCTTTTCGGAATTTTCTGATAATGTCAACAACGGAATGCCGAATCAAAGACCTCTCATTCTTCCCAACGATGAAGGTGATGCGGATGATATAAAAGTGGTTGCAGGGGATATCATTCATGTTGAAATGCAGTGCATCGATGATAAGGTATATACTTTCTATTCTGCTCTTCTTCAGCTTTCAGGTGGCGGACCCGGTGGAGGAATTACACCGGCTAATCCTCCAAGTAATATCACAAACGGTGCGCTAGGTTATTTTTCAGCGCATACCGTGAGAATGAAAAGTATTGTAATTCAATAA
- a CDS encoding carboxy terminal-processing peptidase, producing the protein MWKNFKLNKFLLLIPLTSLMFCFNSPKNDDEKMQTIMVSVKNTLSYLHYSPKPINDAYSKDVYKHYFETIDPAKRYFLQSDMDEFSKHETKLDDYLNLGDLTFYKLTIDRLYQRVDEIDKITQDIFSKPINLEEDETLTLEPKLKKVPSNKQEQYNEWKKFIKYNILQEVESMNSKEEAQKEKKDSVQKYNLKDTINYKPLSPDQKIKKATDEVKDLVKETFTRFKKRKKMDWFSVYMNAYTEVFDPHTNYYSPKDKEDFDTNFTGKVIGIGAIIQEKKGNLYLGALTIGAPAWKSKQLSEGDKILKVRSKPKEDAVNVVGMLSDEAVRLIRGEKGTPVTLTVQKKDGTIKDVTMIREEVAIEDTFARSIVVNAPNGKKYGFINLPSFNADFENDKGRNASDDIKNEIIKLKQQNIEGIVLDLRNNGGGSLTEVGDIMGLFMNAGPYVQVKDGNGKIQTLKNKNETPIWTGSLVIMQNELSASASEILAGVMQDNGRAVVIGSPQSFGKGTVQTFVDLNRFLNTEDDFGSLKLTIQKFYRITGESTQRKGIVSDIQMKDFFTYAEIGERYDEHALAWDKIPATKFEKLNYFNIQALEKASAARMAKNSNYQLLIESAQWREQLDKEENITLNISKFNELMKQRKSQIEKFKVLTKFDNGLKFTMFPSEIEREKKDEAFKKKSEIWVKNLRKDTYLQEAMNILADMNVKQ; encoded by the coding sequence ATGTGGAAAAATTTTAAGCTGAATAAATTTTTACTCCTAATTCCATTAACAAGTCTAATGTTTTGCTTCAATTCGCCTAAAAATGATGATGAGAAAATGCAGACGATAATGGTGAGCGTAAAAAACACTCTTTCTTATTTACATTATAGCCCAAAACCTATTAATGATGCTTATTCCAAAGATGTTTACAAGCATTATTTTGAGACCATTGATCCGGCAAAAAGATATTTCCTGCAGTCGGATATGGACGAATTCAGTAAGCATGAAACAAAATTGGATGATTATCTGAATCTGGGAGATTTAACGTTCTATAAACTTACAATTGACAGATTATACCAAAGAGTGGATGAGATTGATAAGATTACTCAGGATATTTTCAGCAAACCTATTAATTTGGAAGAAGACGAAACGCTTACTTTAGAACCAAAACTAAAGAAAGTACCTTCTAATAAGCAGGAACAGTATAATGAATGGAAAAAGTTCATCAAATACAATATCCTTCAGGAAGTTGAATCAATGAACAGCAAAGAAGAAGCTCAAAAAGAGAAGAAAGATTCTGTTCAGAAATACAATTTAAAAGATACCATCAATTACAAGCCGCTTTCTCCCGATCAGAAGATTAAAAAGGCGACGGATGAGGTAAAAGATCTGGTAAAAGAAACATTTACGAGATTTAAAAAGAGAAAAAAGATGGATTGGTTCTCTGTATATATGAATGCCTATACAGAAGTTTTCGATCCGCATACCAACTATTATTCTCCGAAGGATAAAGAAGATTTTGATACAAATTTCACCGGAAAGGTAATCGGTATCGGAGCAATTATTCAGGAGAAAAAAGGGAACCTGTATTTGGGTGCTCTTACCATCGGTGCTCCTGCCTGGAAGTCTAAGCAGCTTTCGGAAGGAGATAAAATTCTGAAAGTGAGATCTAAACCGAAAGAAGATGCAGTAAATGTAGTAGGAATGCTTTCTGATGAAGCAGTAAGATTAATCAGAGGAGAAAAAGGAACTCCGGTTACTTTAACGGTTCAGAAAAAAGACGGAACCATAAAAGACGTAACGATGATTCGTGAAGAAGTGGCTATAGAAGATACTTTTGCAAGAAGTATTGTAGTAAACGCTCCGAACGGCAAAAAGTATGGCTTCATTAACTTACCAAGTTTCAATGCCGATTTTGAAAATGATAAAGGAAGAAATGCCTCTGACGATATTAAAAATGAAATTATCAAGCTTAAACAGCAAAATATTGAAGGAATTGTTTTAGACTTAAGAAACAACGGAGGAGGTTCTTTAACGGAAGTAGGAGATATTATGGGGCTGTTTATGAATGCAGGTCCGTATGTTCAGGTAAAAGACGGAAACGGAAAGATTCAGACTTTAAAAAATAAAAATGAAACTCCGATCTGGACGGGGTCATTGGTCATCATGCAAAACGAGCTTTCTGCTTCAGCTTCAGAAATTCTGGCAGGAGTAATGCAGGATAACGGAAGAGCCGTAGTAATCGGTTCTCCACAATCATTTGGAAAAGGAACCGTTCAGACTTTTGTAGACTTAAACAGATTCTTAAATACAGAAGACGATTTCGGATCTTTAAAACTAACTATTCAGAAGTTTTACAGAATTACCGGAGAATCTACACAGAGAAAAGGAATTGTTTCTGACATTCAGATGAAAGATTTCTTTACCTATGCGGAAATAGGGGAGAGATATGATGAACATGCATTAGCTTGGGATAAAATTCCTGCTACAAAATTCGAAAAACTGAATTATTTCAATATTCAGGCATTGGAAAAAGCAAGTGCGGCAAGAATGGCAAAAAACTCAAACTATCAATTACTGATCGAATCTGCACAATGGAGAGAGCAGTTGGATAAAGAAGAAAATATTACATTGAATATCAGTAAATTTAATGAACTGATGAAGCAGAGAAAATCTCAGATCGAGAAATTTAAAGTGCTTACGAAATTCGACAACGGGCTTAAATTTACAATGTTCCCTTCAGAAATTGAAAGAGAGAAAAAAGATGAAGCCTTCAAGAAGAAATCTGAAATTTGGGTGAAAAACCTTAGAAAAGATACCTACCTTCAGGAAGCGATGAACATTCTCGCAGACATGAATGTAAAACAATAA
- a CDS encoding radical SAM protein, with product MPVRNYTYYDYTISLCPECLKRVGAKIIIEDEAVFMTKRCPDHGFFKTKIASDVHYYKNIRNYNKASEMPLHFGTDVEYGCPYDCGLCVDHEQHSCLSIVEVTDRCNLTCPTCYAMSSPHYGSHRSLEEIEAMFDIIVKNEGEPDVVQISGGEPTIHPEFFKIMDIAKSKPIKHLMLNTNGVRIANDPGFAEKLATYAPEFEIYLQFDSFKPEVLQDFRGKDLTDVRMKALEKLNALNLSTTLVIVLQKDKNIDEIGKIIEFALQQKCVRGITFQPVEIAGRNREDSAHEKITLTEVRQEILNQFPLLNSDDIIPVPCNPDALAMGYILKLEGETIPLTRYINPADLLNNETRNTIVYEQDTGLQMQLLDIFSTGISVDKVQPKVNQLLCCLPEVSAPNLDYDNLFRIIIMNFMDAHDFDVRAVKKSCVHIVNKDLKLIPFETMNLFYRDDKIKYLEELRKEDKVLF from the coding sequence ATGCCGGTAAGAAACTATACCTATTACGATTATACAATCAGCCTTTGCCCGGAATGCCTGAAAAGGGTAGGAGCAAAGATTATAATTGAAGATGAGGCGGTTTTCATGACAAAAAGATGTCCTGATCATGGGTTTTTTAAGACTAAAATTGCTTCGGATGTTCATTACTATAAAAACATCAGAAACTATAATAAAGCCTCTGAAATGCCTTTGCATTTCGGAACAGATGTAGAATACGGATGTCCTTATGACTGTGGCTTGTGTGTAGATCACGAACAGCACAGCTGTCTTTCTATTGTGGAAGTGACGGATCGATGTAATCTCACCTGTCCGACCTGTTATGCAATGTCTTCTCCTCATTATGGAAGCCACAGAAGCCTTGAAGAGATTGAAGCAATGTTTGATATCATCGTGAAAAATGAAGGCGAACCGGATGTAGTACAGATCAGTGGAGGCGAACCGACCATTCATCCTGAGTTTTTCAAAATAATGGATATTGCCAAGTCGAAACCGATCAAACATTTGATGCTCAATACCAATGGTGTCCGAATTGCGAATGATCCCGGTTTTGCAGAAAAACTGGCAACATATGCTCCTGAATTTGAAATTTATCTTCAGTTTGATTCATTTAAACCTGAAGTATTGCAGGATTTTAGAGGAAAGGATTTGACGGATGTGAGGATGAAAGCCTTAGAAAAATTAAATGCTTTAAATCTTTCAACCACACTCGTTATTGTTCTTCAAAAAGATAAAAATATCGATGAGATCGGAAAAATCATTGAATTTGCTTTACAACAAAAATGCGTCCGTGGAATTACTTTTCAGCCTGTTGAAATTGCAGGAAGAAACAGGGAAGATTCTGCTCACGAAAAAATTACACTGACAGAGGTTAGACAAGAAATTCTCAATCAGTTTCCATTGCTGAATTCAGATGATATTATTCCGGTTCCTTGTAATCCGGATGCTTTGGCGATGGGGTATATTTTAAAGCTGGAAGGTGAAACCATTCCTTTAACGAGATATATTAATCCGGCTGATTTGCTGAATAATGAAACCCGTAATACAATTGTCTACGAACAGGATACCGGATTGCAGATGCAGCTTTTGGATATTTTCAGTACCGGAATTTCCGTAGATAAAGTGCAGCCTAAAGTAAACCAGTTATTGTGCTGTCTTCCTGAAGTTTCCGCACCGAATCTGGATTATGATAATCTGTTCAGAATCATTATTATGAATTTTATGGATGCTCATGATTTTGATGTTCGTGCAGTGAAGAAATCATGCGTTCACATTGTCAATAAAGATTTAAAATTAATTCCTTTTGAAACCATGAATCTTTTTTATCGTGATGATAAAATCAAGTATTTGGAGGAATTGAGAAAAGAGGATAAGGTTTTGTTTTAA
- a CDS encoding GMP reductase, with the protein MRIEYDIKLGFKDVMFRPKRSTLKSRSEVNLEREFTFRHTQKKWKGTPVIAANMDTVGTFEMAVELAKDKIITAVHKHYTPEEWTQFLDKQSEEIYQYIALSTGTGKADEEKIKNILEKHPKIEFLCIDVANGYSEHFVQFVKKARANFPDKIIMAGNVVTGEMVEELLLAGADIIKVGIGPGSVCTTRVKTGVGYPQLSAIIECADAAHGLKGHIIADGGCKVPGDVAKAFGGGADFVMLGGMFAGHDESGGEIVEENGKKYRLFYGMSSKTAMDKHSGGVAEYRASEGKTVKVAYKGPVAETVKDILGGVRSTCTYVGASTLKELSKRTTFIRVQEQENQVFN; encoded by the coding sequence ATGAGAATAGAATATGATATAAAACTGGGTTTTAAAGACGTAATGTTCCGCCCGAAACGTTCTACCTTAAAATCCCGGTCAGAGGTTAATTTAGAAAGAGAATTTACCTTCAGACATACCCAAAAGAAATGGAAAGGAACTCCTGTCATTGCTGCCAATATGGATACGGTGGGCACTTTTGAAATGGCAGTTGAACTGGCAAAAGATAAAATCATTACTGCCGTTCACAAACATTATACTCCTGAAGAATGGACTCAGTTCTTGGATAAGCAGTCTGAAGAAATTTATCAATATATCGCGCTCAGTACAGGAACCGGGAAAGCTGACGAAGAAAAAATAAAAAACATCCTCGAAAAGCACCCTAAAATCGAGTTTCTCTGCATAGATGTAGCGAATGGTTATTCCGAGCATTTCGTTCAATTTGTGAAGAAAGCAAGAGCCAATTTTCCCGACAAGATCATTATGGCAGGAAACGTGGTAACCGGAGAAATGGTTGAAGAGCTTTTATTGGCAGGAGCAGATATTATAAAAGTAGGAATCGGACCCGGTTCTGTGTGTACTACCCGTGTCAAAACAGGAGTCGGCTATCCTCAGCTTTCAGCCATTATAGAATGTGCAGATGCAGCGCATGGTTTGAAAGGTCATATCATTGCAGATGGCGGCTGTAAGGTTCCGGGAGATGTTGCCAAAGCCTTTGGTGGCGGAGCAGATTTTGTCATGCTTGGCGGAATGTTTGCCGGTCACGATGAAAGCGGCGGTGAAATTGTAGAAGAAAACGGTAAAAAATACAGATTATTTTACGGAATGAGCTCTAAAACAGCCATGGACAAGCATTCAGGCGGAGTTGCAGAATATCGTGCTTCAGAAGGAAAAACGGTAAAAGTAGCTTATAAAGGTCCTGTTGCAGAAACCGTAAAGGATATTTTGGGAGGAGTCCGCTCTACCTGTACCTATGTTGGAGCATCAACTTTAAAAGAATTATCTAAAAGAACAACTTTCATCCGGGTTCAGGAACAGGAAAATCAGGTTTTTAATTGA